A genomic window from Synergistaceae bacterium includes:
- a CDS encoding 1-deoxy-D-xylulose-5-phosphate reductoisomerase has product MYVKNLQRIALIGATGSIGTSVLDICARFPENFKIKALAAQSNEEKLLKIAKKYDVNRICLTNPVDGKFDVPGYECLIGAKSLEEIVSDSDIDHVVFASAGVCAIKALQVALKLDKNVSLANKESIVVAGPWVMPLITRTDQLRPIDSEHNAIWQCIKNENYNEIKKIYLTASGGPFRTYSDNQMKKITSKEALNHPTWKMGAKVTIDSATLMNKGIECIEAMQLFNLPVDKVGAVIHPDSLVHGIVLFTDGTIKMHLSYPDMRIPIASAMSWPERLDLIDVGIDPPFLRETPLSFQDIDKKKFPCFQLALDVAAAGGAYPALLIGADETVVNGFLKGEIPYQAIPIIIESALSKWQGLSPVSLEEAVNLVYEGQRIASDLIQKWRTSY; this is encoded by the coding sequence ATGTATGTTAAGAATCTCCAGAGGATAGCACTTATAGGAGCTACAGGCAGTATTGGAACTTCTGTTCTTGACATCTGTGCGCGATTTCCCGAAAATTTTAAAATCAAGGCCTTGGCCGCTCAATCTAACGAAGAAAAGCTTTTGAAAATAGCTAAAAAATACGATGTTAATAGAATTTGCTTGACAAATCCTGTAGATGGAAAGTTTGACGTTCCTGGGTATGAATGCTTAATAGGAGCTAAATCATTAGAAGAGATTGTTTCAGACAGTGATATTGATCATGTAGTTTTTGCATCTGCTGGCGTTTGCGCAATAAAAGCATTGCAAGTAGCTCTGAAACTCGATAAAAATGTTTCATTAGCGAACAAAGAAAGCATTGTTGTTGCCGGGCCTTGGGTGATGCCTCTCATAACTAGGACAGATCAGCTTCGGCCGATAGATAGTGAACATAATGCGATTTGGCAATGTATAAAAAATGAAAATTATAATGAAATTAAAAAGATTTATTTGACTGCTTCAGGAGGTCCCTTTCGAACTTATTCCGATAATCAAATGAAGAAAATAACTTCAAAAGAGGCTTTAAATCATCCAACTTGGAAAATGGGAGCAAAGGTGACGATTGATAGTGCAACTTTGATGAATAAGGGGATCGAGTGTATAGAAGCAATGCAACTTTTCAATTTGCCCGTAGACAAAGTGGGGGCTGTTATACATCCCGATTCGTTAGTACATGGAATTGTCCTCTTTACAGATGGGACTATAAAAATGCATTTATCGTATCCAGATATGAGAATCCCAATTGCTTCAGCAATGTCTTGGCCTGAACGGCTAGATCTCATAGATGTCGGGATTGATCCTCCCTTTTTACGTGAAACACCTCTAAGCTTTCAGGATATAGATAAAAAGAAATTTCCTTGTTTTCAATTGGCACTAGATGTAGCTGCTGCAGGAGGTGCATATCCTGCTCTTCTTATAGGAGCTGATGAAACGGTAGTAAATGGTTTTCTCAAAGGTGAAATTCCCTATCAAGCAATACCTATCATCATTGAATCGGCTCTTTCGAAATGGCAGGGTTTGTCTCCTGTTTCACTAGAAGAGGCTGTGAATTTGGTATATGAAGGACAGAGAATTGCATCTGACTTAATTCAAAAATGGAGGACATCTTATTGA
- the murA gene encoding UDP-N-acetylglucosamine 1-carboxyvinyltransferase, with the protein MQEKMLIKGGNKLVGCIDVQGAKNATLPIMAASILLKDQTLRLNNVPNLQDIRTMSALLCNLGADVQYKDQTMVIFVPETLKSEAPVELVRKMRASSLVLGPLVARNGRAVLPLPGGCVLGSRPLDFHFKGLTKMGATIELEHGSVYATAKELKGAKITLDFPSVGATENLMMAATLAKGTTYIENAALEPEILNLADVLRSMGAKITGDGTNVIEIIGQKSLCSATGDIIPDRIEAATYLLAGLITKGSVTVSGINPNYLEQIITKLEEANVSIDINNDAITASWNDSIRGVSVKTLPHPGFPTDIQPQLMALLTLTPGTSVINESVFDSRLLHVDEFKKMGAKIEIQDNVAIVTGVSKITGATVHSSNLRAGAALILMGLAAEGETVVCDLHHVWRGYENMVDKLLSLGANITLLEDE; encoded by the coding sequence ATGCAAGAAAAAATGTTAATAAAGGGTGGCAATAAACTGGTTGGTTGTATAGATGTACAAGGCGCTAAAAATGCCACATTGCCTATTATGGCCGCTTCTATTTTACTTAAAGATCAAACTTTAAGATTAAATAATGTTCCTAATTTGCAGGACATACGTACTATGTCCGCATTACTTTGCAACCTTGGAGCAGACGTACAGTATAAAGACCAAACTATGGTAATTTTTGTGCCAGAAACTTTAAAATCAGAAGCTCCTGTTGAACTTGTCAGAAAAATGAGAGCATCATCACTCGTACTAGGCCCTCTAGTTGCAAGAAATGGGAGAGCAGTTCTACCACTTCCAGGTGGGTGTGTGCTCGGTAGCCGTCCGTTAGATTTTCATTTTAAAGGATTAACAAAGATGGGAGCCACAATAGAACTTGAGCATGGATCAGTTTATGCAACAGCGAAGGAGCTAAAGGGCGCCAAAATAACTTTAGATTTTCCTTCTGTGGGAGCTACAGAAAACCTAATGATGGCTGCAACTCTGGCAAAAGGTACTACCTATATAGAAAATGCAGCACTTGAACCAGAGATATTAAACTTAGCAGATGTGCTTCGATCAATGGGAGCAAAAATAACAGGTGACGGCACTAATGTTATTGAAATTATAGGACAAAAATCTTTATGCTCAGCTACCGGAGACATTATCCCTGACAGAATTGAGGCTGCAACATATTTATTAGCTGGTCTTATAACGAAGGGCTCTGTAACAGTAAGTGGTATAAATCCTAATTATCTTGAGCAAATAATAACAAAATTAGAGGAAGCTAATGTTTCTATCGATATAAATAATGATGCAATTACTGCATCGTGGAACGATTCAATAAGAGGAGTTTCTGTAAAGACATTACCACATCCTGGTTTTCCGACGGACATTCAGCCTCAATTGATGGCACTGCTTACATTAACCCCTGGAACTAGCGTCATAAATGAAAGTGTTTTTGATTCAAGATTACTTCATGTAGATGAATTTAAAAAAATGGGTGCAAAGATCGAGATACAGGATAACGTTGCTATTGTTACTGGAGTATCAAAAATAACAGGAGCAACTGTACATTCTTCTAATTTAAGAGCGGGAGCTGCTCTTATCTTAATGGGGCTTGCAGCGGAAGGAGAGACCGTAGTTTGCGACCTTCATCATGTTTGGAGGGGATATGAAAATATGGTCGATAAACTTTTATCCTTGGGTGCAAACATAACTTTACTAGAAGACGAGTAG
- the argF gene encoding ornithine carbamoyltransferase produces the protein MQINLQNRNLLTLKNHTPMEIEYLLNLAEKLKIKKKKGIYGSLLSGKNIALIFEKPSTRTRCSFTVAVIDEGGHPEFLGKNDIQLGHKEDIKDTARVLGRLFDGIQYRGFSQDNLEELAKYAGVPVWNGLTDEYHPTQVLADLLTIKENFGHLNGLKFAFIGDGRNNVANSLMIGAVKMGMNFSIGTPKILSPSSKLLGECLEMANTLNSGSTIEITEDPFIAVKNADIIYTDVWVSMGEDEKEEDRKKMLAPYQVNMDLIRATSNPNVIFLHCLPAVKGEEVTEEVFESKYAKQFDEAENRMHTIKAVMVASICKKEELL, from the coding sequence ATGCAAATTAATCTTCAAAACCGTAATCTTCTAACTCTTAAAAACCATACACCAATGGAGATTGAATATCTATTAAATTTAGCAGAAAAATTAAAAATAAAGAAAAAAAAGGGAATATATGGTTCTCTTCTTTCAGGAAAAAATATAGCTTTAATTTTCGAAAAACCTTCAACTCGTACAAGGTGTTCATTTACAGTAGCTGTGATAGATGAGGGTGGACATCCTGAATTTCTTGGGAAAAATGACATCCAATTAGGGCACAAGGAAGATATAAAAGATACAGCAAGAGTATTAGGAAGACTTTTTGACGGAATTCAATATAGAGGTTTTAGTCAAGACAATTTGGAAGAGCTTGCAAAATATGCAGGCGTTCCTGTGTGGAATGGATTAACGGATGAATACCATCCAACCCAAGTTCTGGCAGATCTTCTTACAATAAAAGAAAATTTTGGACATCTGAACGGACTAAAATTTGCATTTATCGGGGATGGAAGAAATAATGTGGCGAATTCATTAATGATTGGTGCAGTAAAAATGGGAATGAATTTCTCAATAGGGACGCCCAAGATTCTCTCCCCTAGTTCTAAACTACTTGGAGAATGTTTAGAAATGGCAAATACGTTGAATTCTGGAAGTACCATCGAGATTACTGAGGATCCATTCATTGCAGTAAAAAATGCAGATATAATTTATACAGATGTTTGGGTCTCGATGGGGGAAGATGAAAAAGAAGAGGATCGAAAGAAAATGCTTGCTCCATATCAGGTTAATATGGATTTAATAAGGGCTACTTCTAATCCAAATGTAATCTTTCTACACTGTCTTCCCGCTGTCAAAGGCGAAGAGGTAACAGAAGAGGTGTTTGAATCTAAATACGCAAAACAATTTGACGAAGCAGAAAACCGGATGCATACAATAAAAGCTGTCATGGTTGCAAGCATATGTAAAAAAGAAGAACTATTATAA
- a CDS encoding site-2 protease family protein, producing MINFLAFLLVIGICVISHEGGHYLAAKWRNVLVHEFSFGMGPSIFHKQKGETLWSFRALPIGGYVKLDGEDMELNEIDRQENYDCTRSLNNKKPWERLIIILSGAAVNLFLAWILTVIYLSCQGVYVVDSPVIGNVLPDTPAFVAGLKEGDVIKSINGVDLKDWSDIKKRLQEKTIDDSFLFVITRNGENKELRIDIPLDKERNERLLGVQPPFHKYPILKSVVLAWSYSWNMGVEIIKGLLKIISGKAYSDVVGPVGVAVIAGNAIKQGFWSFIIFLGVINLNLGILNLFPFPALDGGRAVFIIAEMITKKKVPEKYETWIHYIGFIILISLIIFITAKDLLRVFKGW from the coding sequence TTGATAAATTTTTTAGCGTTTTTACTTGTTATTGGAATATGTGTGATATCACATGAGGGGGGACATTATCTTGCGGCAAAATGGAGAAATGTTCTTGTACATGAGTTTTCATTTGGCATGGGCCCCTCTATTTTTCATAAACAAAAAGGCGAAACACTTTGGTCATTTAGAGCCTTACCAATTGGTGGCTACGTTAAATTAGACGGAGAAGATATGGAGTTAAACGAAATAGATAGGCAGGAAAATTATGATTGCACTCGTTCGTTAAACAATAAAAAACCTTGGGAACGTCTAATCATTATATTGTCGGGTGCCGCTGTAAATTTGTTTTTGGCATGGATTCTTACCGTTATATATTTATCGTGTCAAGGTGTTTATGTTGTAGATTCACCTGTAATAGGTAATGTCTTACCTGATACGCCTGCGTTTGTTGCAGGCCTCAAAGAAGGAGATGTTATAAAAAGTATTAATGGAGTAGATTTAAAAGATTGGTCCGATATTAAAAAAAGGCTTCAAGAAAAAACGATAGACGATAGTTTTTTATTTGTTATTACAAGAAATGGTGAAAATAAAGAACTGAGAATAGACATACCTCTAGATAAAGAACGAAACGAACGTCTCTTGGGTGTCCAACCACCGTTTCATAAATATCCAATTTTAAAGTCAGTGGTACTAGCTTGGAGTTACTCTTGGAATATGGGAGTAGAAATTATAAAAGGTTTGCTAAAAATAATATCTGGCAAGGCATATTCTGATGTTGTAGGACCGGTAGGTGTTGCAGTTATTGCAGGAAACGCTATAAAACAAGGATTTTGGTCTTTTATTATTTTTTTGGGAGTAATAAACCTTAATTTAGGTATTCTTAATTTGTTCCCATTTCCTGCGCTAGACGGTGGACGAGCTGTCTTTATAATTGCAGAGATGATTACTAAGAAAAAAGTTCCAGAAAAATACGAAACCTGGATACACTATATTGGGTTTATTATATTAATATCCTTAATAATATTTATAACTGCTAAGGATTTGCTTAGAGTTTTTAAGGGATGGTAA
- the uppS gene encoding di-trans,poly-cis-decaprenylcistransferase, whose translation MISSLDKSKEEEQQQIKHIAIIMDGNGRWAKKRGLPRILGHHAGIKAVERAVRAAKEYNIQYVSLYAFSTENWNRPKAEVLGLMGLLRFYIKTKIEELCKEEARIRFAGKLEELPEDIRDILADAENKTKCFTERQLVICLNYGGRQEILDAVNSILKSGVKGPISEDVFREHLYINNLPDPDLIIRTSGELRLSNFWLWQSSYSELYFIEKFWPDFSKKDLEDAIAAYYRRNRRYGRI comes from the coding sequence ATGATATCAAGTTTGGATAAATCAAAAGAAGAAGAACAACAACAAATAAAACACATAGCCATCATTATGGATGGTAATGGCAGATGGGCAAAGAAACGAGGGTTACCTCGTATTTTAGGCCATCACGCTGGCATTAAGGCAGTGGAGAGAGCTGTTCGTGCAGCAAAAGAATATAACATACAGTACGTTTCCCTATATGCATTTTCAACGGAAAACTGGAATAGACCTAAAGCAGAGGTACTGGGATTAATGGGCCTCTTAAGGTTTTATATAAAAACTAAAATAGAAGAGTTGTGTAAGGAAGAAGCTAGAATTCGCTTTGCAGGTAAGCTTGAAGAACTGCCCGAGGACATCCGTGATATTTTGGCAGATGCGGAAAATAAAACAAAGTGCTTTACAGAAAGACAACTCGTTATTTGTTTAAATTATGGAGGTAGACAAGAAATTCTTGATGCCGTGAATAGTATATTGAAATCCGGTGTCAAAGGGCCAATATCAGAGGATGTTTTTCGTGAACATCTATATATAAATAATCTTCCGGACCCTGATCTTATTATAAGAACAAGTGGGGAACTACGATTAAGTAACTTCTGGCTTTGGCAGAGTTCGTACAGTGAGCTTTATTTTATAGAAAAGTTTTGGCCAGATTTTTCGAAAAAAGACCTAGAAGATGCTATAGCCGCTTATTATAGGAGGAATAGACGATATGGGAGAATTTAA
- a CDS encoding uracil-DNA glycosylase — protein sequence MIGPNEKILELTPEERAHAKNVLMNQAYKMATTCKNCSLNLTRNQVVFGDGDINTKLVFIGEAPGGDEDEQGVPFVGRAGQLLTKILEQVNIKRSEIYITNIVKCRPQNNRDPEPEEMLACYHFLQTQILLIDPAIIILLGNTPAQWILKTNERISKIRGKWFDWHGIAIMPIFHPSYLLRFASPKQKEGSPKHLTWIDIQEISRQWDSVKKTGQTTNDIKFG from the coding sequence ATGATAGGTCCTAATGAAAAAATATTAGAGCTAACACCAGAAGAACGAGCTCACGCAAAAAATGTTCTTATGAATCAAGCTTATAAGATGGCTACAACTTGTAAGAACTGTTCACTAAATTTAACCAGAAATCAGGTAGTATTTGGTGACGGAGACATTAATACAAAGTTAGTTTTTATAGGGGAAGCTCCCGGAGGCGACGAAGACGAGCAGGGCGTGCCATTCGTAGGTAGAGCGGGGCAATTATTAACTAAAATATTAGAGCAAGTCAACATTAAAAGAAGTGAAATCTATATTACAAATATTGTCAAATGCAGACCTCAGAACAATAGAGACCCGGAGCCAGAAGAGATGCTTGCTTGCTATCATTTTTTACAAACTCAAATACTACTTATTGACCCTGCCATAATAATTCTTTTGGGAAATACTCCCGCTCAATGGATTCTTAAAACAAACGAAAGGATTTCAAAAATTAGAGGAAAGTGGTTCGATTGGCATGGGATCGCAATTATGCCAATCTTTCATCCGAGTTACTTGTTGCGCTTTGCTTCTCCTAAACAAAAAGAGGGGAGTCCTAAACACTTAACATGGATTGACATACAAGAAATTAGCAGGCAATGGGATTCAGTAAAAAAGACAGGACAAACAACAAATGATATCAAGTTTGGATAA
- the ispG gene encoding flavodoxin-dependent (E)-4-hydroxy-3-methylbut-2-enyl-diphosphate synthase, whose protein sequence is MYGKRTVSIDGLKIGGNNPVRVESMLKTPLSDLKACLKETEDLATSGCELVRVAFPDISLAGNLKKIIELSSLKIMADIHFNYILAVKALELGCRSIRINPGNMSNATGIKEIVETAKDTNSVIRIGANAGSLSNSQIKEAKGDRSIALFNAVEKQLATLLEYNFHDIILSAKSTDVLDTIRANELLSQKYAYPIHIGITEAGEAYSGIIKSAVGIGILLSQGIGDTLRVSLTEPPVKEVECAYHILRTLHIRKRGYNFISCPTCGRKRIDVKKLIRLVQKNLPENLPDGTTIAIMGCEVNGPREASDADIGIAGTPEGFLLFRKGEHICSETIDKLPEILKKIISEI, encoded by the coding sequence ATGTACGGTAAAAGAACTGTAAGTATAGATGGTTTAAAAATAGGAGGGAATAACCCCGTTAGAGTTGAAAGTATGTTAAAAACTCCACTCTCAGATTTGAAGGCATGTCTAAAAGAAACGGAGGATCTTGCAACAAGCGGATGTGAACTGGTTAGAGTCGCTTTTCCAGATATATCTTTAGCAGGTAACCTTAAAAAGATAATAGAATTATCAAGTTTAAAAATTATGGCAGATATTCACTTTAATTATATATTAGCTGTTAAAGCACTAGAGCTGGGCTGTAGATCAATAAGAATAAATCCCGGAAATATGAGTAATGCCACAGGGATAAAAGAAATAGTAGAAACAGCAAAAGATACAAATTCGGTTATACGTATAGGTGCAAATGCAGGTTCATTAAGTAATAGTCAAATAAAGGAGGCAAAAGGAGATAGGTCTATAGCTCTTTTTAACGCAGTTGAAAAACAGCTGGCAACCCTTCTTGAATATAACTTTCATGATATTATTTTGTCGGCTAAATCCACGGACGTGTTAGATACCATAAGAGCCAATGAGTTACTTTCTCAAAAATATGCATATCCCATTCATATTGGCATAACAGAGGCAGGAGAAGCCTATTCTGGGATTATTAAAAGTGCAGTAGGAATAGGCATTTTATTATCTCAGGGAATAGGAGATACTTTACGTGTTAGTTTGACAGAACCTCCAGTCAAAGAAGTAGAGTGTGCATATCATATTCTTAGAACACTGCATATAAGAAAAAGAGGATATAATTTTATAAGCTGTCCCACTTGTGGTCGAAAAAGAATTGACGTTAAAAAATTGATACGGTTGGTGCAAAAAAACTTGCCTGAAAACTTACCAGATGGCACAACTATAGCAATTATGGGGTGTGAAGTGAACGGGCCAAGAGAAGCGTCCGATGCAGACATCGGAATAGCGGGCACACCGGAAGGATTTCTGTTGTTTAGGAAAGGAGAACATATATGTTCTGAAACGATTGATAAACTTCCAGAAATTTTAAAAAAAATAATATCAGAAATATAA
- a CDS encoding phosphatidate cytidylyltransferase, whose product MGEFNKKNKSKTNLMLRTFSSFFIVGIILSGIYFGGVYWNVIVSLAAMLSLLEFYKIQSTKHDLSASLVLASGAFILLGTSLNMSLTSILCTISCIVFIALFIEILKHQLKGESFALENMGAVISGIAYIVLPWSFMIIIRERELGIVVLLALFLCTWSCDVAAYFVGTTFGRTKLCDKVSPHKTWEGFWGGVFASFICGGLLYFLFPSVPFFSLLLMGLLFGIAGQIGDLGESLLKREAGVKDAGVAIPGHGGFMDRFDSILINATLAFLILEIIG is encoded by the coding sequence ATGGGAGAATTTAATAAAAAAAATAAATCTAAAACGAATTTAATGCTACGAACATTCAGCAGTTTTTTTATTGTAGGTATTATTTTAAGCGGAATATATTTTGGAGGCGTTTATTGGAATGTTATAGTGTCACTCGCAGCCATGTTATCTTTACTAGAGTTTTATAAAATTCAATCAACAAAACACGATCTGTCAGCTTCACTTGTTTTGGCATCCGGAGCATTTATATTACTGGGAACATCGCTCAACATGTCGCTTACTTCAATACTGTGTACAATCTCTTGTATTGTTTTTATAGCATTGTTTATAGAAATACTTAAACATCAGTTGAAGGGCGAGAGCTTTGCTCTAGAAAACATGGGAGCAGTTATCTCTGGCATAGCATATATTGTTTTGCCTTGGTCTTTTATGATAATAATTCGTGAAAGAGAACTAGGGATTGTTGTGCTTTTAGCTTTATTCTTATGTACTTGGTCATGTGATGTCGCTGCATATTTCGTTGGAACAACCTTTGGCAGAACTAAGTTGTGTGATAAAGTGAGCCCTCATAAAACTTGGGAAGGGTTCTGGGGAGGAGTTTTTGCTAGTTTTATCTGTGGAGGCTTACTTTATTTTTTATTTCCTTCGGTTCCATTTTTCTCTCTTTTGCTAATGGGACTTTTATTTGGAATTGCTGGCCAGATAGGAGATCTTGGAGAATCCTTGTTAAAACGAGAAGCGGGAGTAAAGGATGCCGGAGTGGCCATTCCTGGACATGGAGGATTTATGGACAGGTTTGATAGCATACTCATTAATGCAACCTTAGCATTTTTGATATTAGAAATAATAGGATAA
- a CDS encoding YebC/PmpR family DNA-binding transcriptional regulator, which yields MAGHSKWANIKHRKAGQDAKRGAAFQKSIKAIISAAKEGGADPNINFRLKVAIDRARAINVPTDNIERAIKRATGEFGGSMEEVIYEGYGPNGVAVMVQTMTDNRNRTASEMRLLFTKTGGSIGELGCVAWNFDRKGVLYITGEGIDEDELMLIAIDAGAEDITSDGEGYEVVCLPSDLSVVGQAIKDAGYNLESMEIEMVPQNTVAIADKFEAEKLISLVERFEENEDVQAVYANFDIPDDILAEIE from the coding sequence TTGGCAGGACATTCAAAGTGGGCAAATATAAAACATCGCAAAGCTGGTCAAGACGCTAAAAGAGGAGCAGCATTTCAAAAGTCTATAAAAGCCATCATTTCTGCTGCAAAAGAAGGTGGTGCTGACCCCAATATCAATTTCAGATTAAAAGTTGCGATTGACAGAGCAAGAGCAATAAATGTTCCTACGGATAATATTGAAAGGGCAATCAAGCGTGCTACCGGAGAGTTTGGAGGCTCCATGGAAGAAGTTATTTATGAGGGGTATGGACCCAATGGAGTCGCAGTAATGGTCCAAACAATGACAGATAATCGGAATAGAACAGCTTCTGAGATGAGGCTCTTGTTTACAAAAACAGGAGGCTCCATAGGGGAGCTTGGTTGTGTGGCTTGGAATTTTGATCGTAAGGGAGTTTTGTATATAACAGGCGAAGGAATAGATGAAGATGAGCTAATGCTTATCGCAATTGATGCAGGTGCAGAGGATATAACTTCTGATGGAGAAGGCTATGAAGTGGTCTGTCTTCCGAGCGACCTTTCCGTTGTTGGACAAGCAATAAAGGATGCCGGTTATAACCTAGAGTCAATGGAAATAGAAATGGTTCCTCAAAATACAGTTGCTATTGCTGATAAATTTGAGGCAGAAAAACTAATTTCACTTGTTGAAAGATTTGAAGAAAATGAAGATGTACAAGCTGTTTATGCAAACTTTGATATCCCGGACGATATATTAGCAGAAATTGAATA
- the nadE gene encoding NAD(+) synthase: MSIYRNVEKLHNYLLSWITEQFALNGINGAVLGVSGGVDSALLAGLLVESLGADKTIGVLMPCHSSSKDEEYAYLLAEKFKFKTYKVDLTETYDTILNFLTRELGTLTSIAKANIKPRLRMTTLYSIGQQHGYMVCGATNKDELEYGYFTKHGDSGVDILPLADLLKGEVIALATHIGVPRKLVERVPTAGLWEGQSDEKEMGFTYEQLDRYLFDGYATCEIKNKIESAIKKSGHKREFPIIARIPEYIT, translated from the coding sequence TTGTCAATTTACAGAAACGTAGAAAAACTGCATAACTATTTATTAAGTTGGATAACCGAGCAGTTTGCTTTAAATGGAATTAACGGTGCAGTACTAGGTGTAAGTGGAGGCGTAGATTCGGCCTTACTCGCCGGGCTTTTAGTCGAATCTTTGGGTGCAGATAAGACTATTGGAGTTTTAATGCCTTGCCATAGTTCCTCAAAAGATGAGGAATATGCTTATCTTTTGGCTGAAAAATTTAAATTTAAAACGTATAAAGTTGATTTAACGGAAACGTACGATACCATATTAAATTTTTTAACAAGAGAACTAGGCACATTGACTAGCATAGCTAAGGCTAATATAAAACCTCGTCTAAGGATGACGACTCTATATTCGATTGGCCAGCAACATGGATATATGGTCTGTGGGGCAACAAATAAAGATGAATTGGAATATGGCTATTTTACCAAACATGGTGACTCTGGTGTAGATATATTACCCTTGGCAGATTTATTAAAGGGAGAAGTGATAGCATTAGCTACACATATAGGTGTCCCACGCAAGCTGGTAGAAAGAGTTCCTACTGCCGGATTATGGGAAGGACAGTCTGATGAAAAAGAAATGGGCTTTACCTATGAACAATTAGATAGATATTTATTTGACGGATATGCTACATGTGAAATAAAAAATAAGATTGAAAGTGCAATTAAAAAATCTGGCCATAAAAGGGAATTTCCAATAATAGCAAGAATACCTGAATATATAACCTAG